In the genome of Hymenobacter sp. DG25B, one region contains:
- a CDS encoding efflux RND transporter permease subunit yields MIEQLISFSLRNRVLVLLVAAGLLVWGAFSVRASKIDAIPDLSENQVIVFTEWMGRSPQIIEDQVTYPLVTNLQGLAQVKAVRAASMFGMSFVYVIFTDNTDIYWARERVLERLNYAQRLLPAGITPTLGPDGTGVGHVLWYTLNAPKLDLGEQRALQDWYVKFGLQTVPGVSEVASFGGFQPEYQVTVDPTRLTYYNVTLPQVLAAVRSNNNEAGGRKFEQAGIGYIIKTSGYIQDVATLENVPVLTRPGGVPLRLKDLGTVQMTGESRLGIFDHNGEGEAVGGIVVMRYGENADDVITRVKAKMTEVAKGLPAGVSFNIVYDRSGLIEESVANIKHTLLEEMAVVSLVVLVFLFHWRSALSILLQIPITIAASFILLNAFGISSNIMSLTGIALAIGVIVDNGIVMAENAYRNLALHQAAEEAAAGGLPGAPSVPAPSLSTPKPVRHD; encoded by the coding sequence ATGATAGAGCAACTCATTTCCTTTTCCCTGCGGAATCGGGTGCTGGTGCTGCTGGTCGCCGCCGGGCTCCTCGTGTGGGGCGCGTTTTCGGTGCGGGCCAGCAAGATTGACGCTATCCCCGACCTGTCCGAAAACCAGGTCATCGTCTTCACTGAGTGGATGGGCCGCAGCCCGCAGATTATCGAAGACCAAGTGACTTACCCGCTGGTGACCAACCTGCAGGGGCTGGCCCAGGTGAAGGCCGTGCGCGCCGCCTCCATGTTCGGCATGAGCTTCGTGTACGTCATCTTCACCGACAACACCGACATCTACTGGGCCCGCGAACGGGTACTGGAGCGGCTTAACTACGCGCAACGCCTGCTGCCGGCCGGCATCACGCCCACCCTCGGGCCCGACGGCACCGGCGTGGGCCACGTGCTCTGGTACACGCTCAACGCCCCCAAGCTCGACCTGGGCGAGCAGCGCGCTCTGCAGGACTGGTACGTGAAGTTCGGCCTGCAAACCGTGCCGGGCGTGAGCGAAGTGGCCAGCTTCGGCGGCTTCCAGCCCGAGTACCAGGTGACAGTGGACCCCACCAGACTCACTTACTATAACGTGACGCTGCCGCAGGTGCTCGCCGCCGTGCGCAGCAACAACAACGAGGCCGGCGGGCGCAAGTTCGAGCAGGCCGGCATCGGTTACATCATCAAAACCAGCGGCTACATCCAGGACGTGGCCACGCTGGAAAACGTGCCGGTGCTCACCCGCCCCGGTGGGGTGCCGCTGCGCCTCAAGGACCTGGGCACGGTGCAGATGACCGGCGAAAGTCGCTTGGGCATCTTCGACCACAACGGCGAGGGCGAGGCGGTAGGCGGCATCGTGGTGATGCGCTACGGCGAGAACGCCGACGACGTGATAACCCGCGTGAAGGCCAAGATGACCGAAGTGGCCAAGGGACTGCCGGCGGGCGTGTCGTTCAACATCGTCTACGACCGCAGCGGGCTGATTGAGGAGTCGGTGGCCAACATTAAGCACACGCTGCTGGAGGAAATGGCCGTGGTGTCACTGGTGGTGCTGGTGTTCCTGTTTCACTGGCGCAGCGCCCTGAGCATCTTGCTGCAAATCCCGATTACCATCGCTGCGAGCTTCATTCTGCTCAACGCCTTCGGTATTTCCTCCAATATCATGTCCCTCACCGGCATTGCCCTGGCCATCGGCGTCATCGTCGACAACGGCATTGTGATGGCGGAGAATGCCTACCGCAACCTGGCCCTGCACCAGGCGGCGGAAGAAGCGGCAGCTGGTGGGCTACCCGGTGCGCCATCCGTGCCTGCCCCTTCCCTTTCCACTCCTAAACCCGTCCGCCATGACTAA
- a CDS encoding TolC family protein — MKKAFNLFWFLALLTLATRPIQAQQVLPLDSVLRAVEGRNPALRQYGYRAQAKQAAVAGARSWEAPKVSAGYWMTPYNQRPIKEVNNGQGEGMQMVSVEQMLPNPAKQRAKREYLAGQAAVDQADQTAMFNQLRAQARSLYYGRVLLEKKLGVLDQSIGLLEFLLKIAQARYPYNQSTLASIYQAQARVAMHGNDHQQLYGQLRQSTIALNTLMARDPEGEFAVDTLLPTAFAGPYPDTAALARRRSDVRSLDRSLAVLRLNQNVEANRRRPDFGVRYDHMNGLGVTPNQFTVMGMVSIPIAPWASREYKANTAALGYEAQAVQQQRASLLTEAAGRITTLQSDLRTKRQQVENFEKGILPALRKNYQVTLLAYQQNTAQLPAVVEALETWLQARLQYLDTQTELLNLHVRYDQELEQ; from the coding sequence ATGAAGAAAGCATTCAACCTATTCTGGTTCCTCGCCCTGCTCACGTTGGCTACACGGCCCATTCAAGCGCAGCAGGTGCTGCCGCTGGACTCGGTGCTGCGGGCCGTGGAGGGCCGCAATCCGGCGTTGCGCCAGTACGGCTACCGCGCCCAGGCCAAGCAGGCCGCCGTGGCGGGGGCCCGCAGCTGGGAAGCGCCCAAGGTGAGCGCCGGCTACTGGATGACGCCCTACAATCAGCGGCCCATCAAGGAGGTGAACAACGGCCAGGGCGAGGGCATGCAAATGGTGTCCGTGGAGCAGATGCTGCCCAACCCCGCTAAGCAGCGCGCCAAGCGCGAGTACCTGGCCGGCCAGGCCGCCGTGGACCAGGCCGACCAGACGGCTATGTTCAACCAGCTACGGGCCCAGGCCCGCAGCCTCTACTACGGCCGCGTCCTGCTGGAAAAGAAGCTCGGCGTCCTCGACCAAAGCATCGGCCTGCTGGAGTTCCTGCTCAAAATTGCGCAAGCCCGCTACCCCTACAACCAAAGCACGCTCGCCAGCATCTACCAGGCCCAGGCGCGGGTGGCCATGCACGGCAACGACCACCAGCAGCTCTACGGGCAGCTGCGCCAGAGCACCATTGCCCTCAACACCCTGATGGCCCGCGACCCGGAGGGCGAGTTTGCCGTGGACACCCTACTGCCCACCGCGTTTGCCGGACCCTACCCGGACACGGCCGCGCTGGCCCGCCGGCGCAGCGACGTGCGCAGCCTCGACCGCTCGCTGGCCGTGCTTCGGCTCAACCAGAACGTGGAAGCCAACCGCCGCCGGCCCGACTTTGGGGTGCGCTACGACCACATGAACGGCCTCGGCGTCACTCCCAACCAGTTCACCGTCATGGGCATGGTGTCCATCCCCATTGCCCCGTGGGCGTCCCGCGAGTACAAGGCCAACACCGCCGCTCTGGGCTACGAGGCGCAGGCCGTGCAGCAGCAGCGGGCCAGCCTGCTCACCGAAGCCGCCGGCCGCATCACCACCCTGCAATCGGACTTGCGCACCAAGCGCCAGCAGGTCGAAAACTTTGAGAAGGGCATCCTGCCCGCCCTGCGCAAGAACTACCAGGTCACGCTGCTGGCCTACCAGCAGAATACGGCCCAGCTGCCGGCCGTGGTCGAAGCCCTCGAAACCTGGCTGCAGGCCCGCCTGCAGTACCTCGATACCCAAACCGAACTCCTAAACTTACACGTGCGCTATGACCAGGAACTGGAGCAATAA
- a CDS encoding efflux RND transporter periplasmic adaptor subunit, which yields MTRNWSNKRRYATWCVLLLTLLAGCKGKSHGPAAQAPAQPVSTAAAQLYTCPMHPQIVRDAPGQCPICGMDLVPKASGDNQVAADTAGAGLTHLVTSPNGSVVSGIATVRPTSGAAADTLTLPGVVDYDPRRSRAVAARVSGRIERLRVRFNYQPVRRGQTLLELYSPELVTAEQEYIFLLGNDADNPVLVNGARQKLRLLGLSESQLRALARTRRPDYRVAVFSPYDGYLVENTVAASFATPSPSGMAEASASADGGDMSSASAMGSGAESATTTAPTAAPTTGLKLQEGGYVSTGQTLFQVMNTAQVWGLFQPGPGEVAQLRPGQLVRVLVDGDPTHPLTARVELVEPTYRAGASTPAIRVSLPNAQGLLRRGTRLTAHVTSAADEGWWLPRAAVVDLGTRQVAFVRRGRTFVPITVQVGQRTAAQVLVRQGLTGTEDVAANGQYLVDSESFLQTSSTTNSTLHD from the coding sequence ATGACCAGGAACTGGAGCAATAAGCGGCGCTACGCGACGTGGTGCGTGCTGCTGCTTACGCTGCTGGCCGGCTGCAAGGGCAAGTCCCATGGCCCGGCCGCGCAGGCCCCCGCGCAACCCGTGTCCACGGCTGCCGCTCAACTGTACACCTGCCCGATGCATCCGCAAATCGTGCGCGACGCCCCTGGCCAATGTCCTATCTGCGGCATGGACCTGGTGCCCAAGGCCAGCGGGGATAACCAGGTCGCCGCCGATACGGCCGGCGCGGGTTTAACCCATTTGGTTACCTCGCCCAACGGGTCCGTGGTGTCGGGCATTGCCACGGTGCGACCTACCTCCGGGGCTGCAGCCGACACCCTCACCCTGCCCGGCGTGGTTGACTACGACCCGCGCCGGAGCCGGGCGGTGGCCGCCCGCGTAAGTGGCCGCATCGAGCGGCTGCGGGTCCGCTTCAACTATCAGCCCGTGCGCCGCGGCCAGACCCTGCTGGAGCTCTACAGCCCCGAGCTGGTGACGGCCGAGCAGGAGTACATCTTCCTGCTCGGTAATGACGCCGACAACCCGGTTTTGGTCAACGGTGCCCGGCAAAAGCTGCGGCTGCTGGGCCTGAGCGAAAGTCAATTGCGCGCCCTGGCCCGCACCCGCCGCCCCGACTACCGGGTAGCCGTGTTCAGCCCTTACGACGGGTACTTAGTGGAAAACACGGTGGCGGCATCATTCGCAACGCCGTCCCCATCCGGCATGGCCGAAGCCAGTGCCTCAGCGGACGGTGGTGACATGAGCAGCGCATCAGCGATGGGTTCAGGAGCCGAATCAGCAACTACAACTGCTCCAACTGCTGCTCCCACCACCGGGCTCAAGCTACAGGAAGGCGGCTACGTGAGCACCGGGCAAACCCTTTTTCAGGTAATGAACACCGCACAGGTGTGGGGCCTGTTTCAGCCCGGCCCCGGCGAAGTCGCGCAGCTACGCCCCGGCCAGCTGGTGCGGGTGCTTGTGGATGGCGACCCAACTCATCCCCTCACCGCCCGCGTGGAACTCGTCGAGCCCACCTACCGGGCCGGAGCCAGCACGCCGGCCATACGCGTGTCCCTGCCCAATGCTCAGGGACTGCTGCGGCGCGGCACCCGACTCACGGCCCACGTAACCAGCGCGGCGGATGAGGGCTGGTGGCTGCCCCGCGCGGCCGTCGTGGACCTGGGCACCCGGCAGGTAGCCTTTGTGCGGCGCGGCCGCACCTTCGTGCCTATTACGGTGCAGGTGGGCCAGCGCACGGCCGCGCAAGTACTGGTACGGCAGGGCCTGACCGGCACGGAAGATGTGGCTGCCAATGGCCAATACTTGGTCGACAGCGAAAGCTTCCTGCAAACCTCGTCCACCACAAATTCCACTCTCCATGACTAG
- a CDS encoding efflux RND transporter permease subunit, producing MTNDERLAIIEKSSQQVSRGIFFSTIIIVASFLPVFLLTGQEGKLFHPLAYTKTFILLIDAVLAVTLAPVLLSFFMKGKFKTEDQNPINRGLERVYAPLINWCLTWRKTTIAINLALLAISIPLLLSLGTEFMPPLDEGSILFMPITQPDVSNTEVKRILQVQDKIIKQVPEVAGVLGKAGRASTATDNAPLSMIETIIQLRPRSEWRPGMTKAKLIAELNEKLQIPGVVNGWTQPIINRINMLSTGVRTDVGVKVYGQQLDTIEQVSQRVRAALTGVPGVQDLYVDPITGGKYLQIDLDRPQLARYGLSVDQVNEVVETAIGGAPVATTVEGRRRFSISVRLAEDFRNSVAALGRIPIQTTAYGPVPLSAVAQLRFVNGPPMINSENAQLRGAVLFNVRDRDLGGTVKEAMQRVQSLQGKLPAGYYLEWSGQYENLISSQRTLLFILPIVLLVIFGCLYFAFHSVREALLSLVTIPFALIGGAYMVYFYGVHLSVAVAVGFIALFGLAVETGVIMVIYLNDAMQQLVAAKGNSSETITKQDLRDAVFHGAAKRLRPKLMTVSVALFGLVPVLWATGTGSDVMLPIVLPMIGGVFTSSTHILLVTPLIFLMTKEYELRKFGKLDVLDVKH from the coding sequence ATGACTAACGACGAGCGCCTCGCCATCATCGAGAAGTCCAGCCAGCAGGTTTCGCGGGGCATCTTTTTCTCCACCATCATCATCGTGGCCTCCTTCCTGCCGGTGTTCCTGCTCACCGGGCAGGAGGGTAAGCTGTTCCACCCGCTGGCCTACACGAAGACCTTTATCCTGCTCATCGACGCCGTGCTGGCCGTGACGCTGGCCCCGGTGCTGCTGTCCTTCTTTATGAAGGGCAAATTCAAGACCGAGGACCAAAACCCCATCAACCGGGGCCTGGAGCGGGTATACGCCCCGCTCATCAACTGGTGCCTGACCTGGCGCAAAACCACTATCGCCATCAACCTGGCGCTCCTGGCCATCAGCATCCCGCTGCTGCTGAGCCTGGGCACCGAGTTCATGCCCCCGCTCGACGAGGGCTCGATTCTGTTCATGCCCATCACGCAGCCCGACGTGTCCAACACGGAGGTCAAGCGCATTCTGCAGGTGCAGGACAAGATTATCAAGCAGGTGCCCGAAGTGGCCGGGGTGCTCGGCAAGGCCGGCCGGGCCAGCACGGCCACCGACAATGCCCCGCTGAGCATGATAGAAACCATCATCCAGCTCAGGCCCCGCAGTGAGTGGCGGCCCGGCATGACCAAGGCTAAACTCATTGCCGAGCTGAATGAAAAGCTGCAGATTCCCGGCGTGGTGAACGGCTGGACCCAGCCCATCATCAACCGCATTAACATGCTGAGCACCGGGGTGCGCACCGATGTGGGCGTAAAAGTCTACGGGCAGCAGCTCGATACCATTGAACAGGTGTCGCAACGAGTAAGAGCCGCGCTCACCGGCGTACCCGGCGTGCAGGACCTCTACGTGGACCCTATCACGGGCGGCAAGTACCTACAAATTGACCTTGACCGCCCGCAGCTGGCCCGCTACGGCCTGAGCGTAGACCAAGTCAACGAAGTGGTGGAAACGGCCATCGGCGGGGCGCCCGTGGCCACCACTGTGGAAGGGCGTCGGCGCTTCAGCATCAGCGTGCGCCTGGCCGAGGACTTCCGCAACAGCGTGGCCGCCCTGGGCCGCATCCCGATTCAAACCACGGCCTACGGGCCGGTACCGCTCTCCGCGGTGGCGCAGCTGCGCTTTGTCAACGGCCCGCCCATGATTAACTCCGAGAACGCGCAGCTGCGCGGGGCAGTGCTCTTCAACGTGCGCGACCGGGACCTGGGCGGCACCGTGAAAGAGGCCATGCAGCGGGTGCAGAGCCTGCAGGGCAAGCTGCCGGCTGGCTACTACCTAGAGTGGAGCGGGCAGTACGAAAACCTGATTAGCTCGCAACGCACGCTGCTCTTTATCCTACCCATCGTGCTTTTGGTCATATTTGGCTGCCTGTACTTCGCCTTTCACTCGGTACGGGAGGCGCTGCTGAGTCTGGTCACCATTCCCTTCGCCCTGATTGGCGGGGCCTACATGGTGTATTTCTACGGCGTACACCTCTCGGTGGCCGTGGCTGTGGGCTTCATCGCCCTGTTCGGGCTGGCCGTGGAAACGGGCGTCATCATGGTCATCTACCTCAACGACGCCATGCAGCAGCTGGTGGCCGCCAAGGGCAATTCCAGCGAGACGATTACCAAGCAGGACCTGCGGGATGCCGTGTTTCACGGGGCGGCCAAGCGTTTGCGGCCTAAGCTGATGACCGTTTCGGTGGCCCTGTTCGGACTGGTGCCGGTGCTGTGGGCCACGGGCACGGGCTCGGATGTGATGCTGCCCATCGTGCTGCCCATGATTGGTGGGGTGTTCACTTCCTCAACCCACATTCTGCTGGTCACGCCCCTGATTTTTCTGATGACCAAGGAGTACGAGCTGCGCAAGTTCGGCAAGCTGGACGTGCTGGACGTGAAGCATTAA
- a CDS encoding heavy metal-binding domain-containing protein encodes MKKLLFLGLVLTSFAATTACSDNKGSAETATSATSTAASDSTAKPAGNPGPGVAAETYTCTMHPEVIANEPGKCPKCGMDLVKK; translated from the coding sequence ATGAAAAAGCTTCTGTTTCTAGGCCTTGTGCTCACCAGCTTCGCCGCCACCACGGCCTGCTCCGATAATAAGGGCAGCGCCGAAACCGCCACCTCGGCCACTTCCACCGCCGCCTCGGATAGCACGGCCAAACCGGCTGGCAACCCCGGGCCGGGCGTGGCCGCCGAAACCTATACCTGCACCATGCACCCGGAGGTCATCGCCAACGAGCCCGGCAAGTGCCCCAAGTGCGGCATGGACCTGGTGAAAAAATAA
- a CDS encoding four-helix bundle copper-binding protein: MNNQHQNLLDALTACVAACEWCATACLQEPDVKMMVPCISLDRDCADICALTARLIARGSVHGQHLLRECAEVCKACGDECAKHSHMQHCQECAAACRRCEEACRAAL, from the coding sequence ATGAACAATCAACATCAGAATCTGCTCGACGCCCTCACTGCCTGCGTGGCCGCCTGCGAGTGGTGTGCCACCGCCTGCTTGCAGGAGCCCGACGTAAAAATGATGGTGCCCTGCATCAGCCTCGACCGCGACTGCGCCGACATCTGCGCCCTCACCGCCCGCCTGATTGCCCGCGGCTCTGTTCACGGCCAGCACCTGCTGCGCGAATGCGCCGAAGTCTGTAAGGCCTGCGGCGATGAGTGCGCCAAGCATTCGCACATGCAGCACTGCCAGGAATGCGCCGCCGCCTGCCGTCGTTGCGAGGAGGCTTGCCGCGCCGCTTTGTAA
- a CDS encoding ZIP family metal transporter: protein MLLTIPTAVTPPWSTMLGFSLLPAVVMIAGAALAVWRAPGPKLRSAILHFAAGVIFSVVAVELLPDIVQHHAPYEVALGFGLGVATMLGLRYFTQRLEKKEEPVDAGNEPAAGARTTALPGAASLPWGLLVAIGIDILIDGLLLGIGFAAGAKEGTLLAIALTIELLSLGLATAIELRQDGHGKGRAVAIVAGTSLMLLVGAGIGTTVLRGATGNMLEIVLSFGLAALLFLVTEELLTEAHEETETPLLTLAFFVGFLLFLILGMVA from the coding sequence ATGCTGCTTACTATTCCCACCGCCGTCACGCCGCCCTGGTCCACCATGCTGGGCTTCTCGCTGCTGCCGGCCGTGGTCATGATTGCCGGCGCGGCTCTGGCCGTGTGGCGAGCCCCTGGCCCGAAGCTGCGCAGCGCCATTCTGCATTTCGCGGCGGGTGTCATCTTCTCGGTCGTGGCCGTCGAGCTGCTGCCCGATATTGTGCAGCACCATGCGCCCTACGAAGTGGCCCTGGGCTTTGGGCTGGGCGTGGCCACCATGCTGGGCTTGCGCTACTTCACTCAGCGTCTCGAAAAGAAAGAGGAGCCCGTAGATGCTGGCAATGAGCCAGCGGCTGGCGCTCGTACTACGGCGCTGCCCGGCGCGGCCTCCCTACCTTGGGGCCTGCTGGTGGCCATCGGCATTGATATCCTCATCGACGGGCTGCTGCTGGGCATTGGCTTTGCGGCGGGCGCGAAGGAAGGCACCCTGCTGGCCATTGCCCTCACCATCGAGCTGCTGTCGCTGGGCCTGGCCACGGCCATTGAGTTGCGGCAGGACGGCCACGGCAAGGGCCGGGCCGTCGCTATTGTGGCCGGCACTTCGCTCATGTTGCTGGTCGGGGCGGGCATCGGCACCACGGTGCTGCGCGGGGCCACCGGCAATATGCTGGAAATCGTGCTTTCCTTTGGCTTGGCCGCGCTTCTGTTTCTGGTCACCGAGGAGCTCCTGACCGAAGCGCACGAGGAAACCGAAACGCCGCTGCTCACGCTGGCCTTTTTCGTGGGCTTTCTCCTGTTTCTGATTCTGGGCATGGTCGCCTAA
- a CDS encoding efflux RND transporter periplasmic adaptor subunit — MTRPHPFARWAGRWLLVLLVAMSSAACQKTKPASPGAVGEKVYYTCSMHPQVHAEAPGPCPICGMALIAIKPAPAAIKPAASAAVYTCPMHPQVHQAKPGLCPICGMDLVKQAAQPTPAGSASASSADLTLTAQQVLLGNIHAQVIGTHPAESPAPTVLTGTITADALQTESVSSRVTGRIEHLYVRQTGQLLHRGAPLFSVYSEQLQALQQEYLLARAQSREQGGAYHQFAEAAGQKLRLLGMTTGQLQQLAARGRPNPVVTYFSPTTGTVQTLDVVQGQYVTEGSPLVTLTNLSTVWVEAQLYPRDVARLPLGKAVRVQVAGESGSFRGNVVFLSPELNGGSQVTLARIQLANPNGRLLPGAQANVLLDAPTTAATAQTMLRVPVEALIRDGQASYLWTQTGERQYRRVRVSTGEGSASSVPITTGLRAGEKVVVSGAYLLQSEYSLRQGATDSMNGMSM; from the coding sequence ATGACTAGGCCACACCCATTTGCGCGTTGGGCCGGCCGCTGGCTGCTGGTGCTATTGGTGGCAATGAGCAGCGCGGCTTGCCAGAAAACCAAGCCCGCCAGCCCGGGGGCAGTGGGTGAGAAAGTATATTACACCTGCTCCATGCACCCACAAGTCCACGCGGAAGCCCCCGGCCCGTGTCCTATCTGCGGCATGGCCCTGATTGCAATAAAGCCGGCCCCGGCAGCCATAAAGCCCGCCGCCAGCGCCGCCGTGTACACCTGCCCGATGCACCCGCAGGTACACCAAGCCAAACCCGGCCTCTGTCCCATCTGCGGCATGGACCTGGTGAAGCAGGCCGCTCAACCGACCCCTGCGGGCAGCGCGTCGGCTAGCAGCGCGGACCTGACGCTGACCGCGCAACAGGTCTTATTGGGCAACATCCACGCGCAGGTCATCGGCACCCACCCTGCGGAAAGCCCCGCACCCACCGTGCTAACCGGCACCATCACCGCCGATGCTTTGCAAACTGAGAGCGTGAGCAGCCGGGTGACCGGGCGCATTGAACACTTGTACGTGCGCCAGACCGGACAGCTGTTGCATCGGGGCGCGCCCCTGTTTTCCGTATACAGCGAACAGCTGCAGGCCCTGCAGCAGGAATACCTGCTGGCCCGGGCCCAAAGCCGCGAGCAGGGCGGGGCTTATCATCAATTTGCCGAGGCCGCGGGCCAGAAGCTACGGCTGCTAGGTATGACAACTGGCCAACTGCAGCAACTGGCCGCCCGGGGCCGGCCCAACCCGGTAGTCACGTATTTCAGCCCGACCACCGGCACCGTGCAAACCCTCGACGTGGTGCAGGGCCAGTACGTGACCGAGGGCAGCCCGCTGGTCACGCTCACCAACCTGTCCACCGTCTGGGTCGAAGCACAACTCTATCCACGGGACGTGGCCCGGCTGCCGTTGGGCAAGGCCGTCAGGGTGCAGGTGGCCGGGGAGTCCGGCTCGTTTCGGGGCAACGTCGTCTTTCTCAGCCCCGAGCTTAACGGTGGCAGCCAGGTTACGCTCGCCCGCATTCAGCTGGCCAACCCCAACGGCCGCCTGCTGCCGGGGGCGCAGGCCAACGTGCTGCTCGATGCCCCAACGACGGCAGCCACCGCCCAAACCATGCTGCGCGTGCCCGTGGAAGCCCTGATTCGGGATGGGCAGGCCAGCTACCTCTGGACGCAGACCGGCGAGCGGCAGTACCGCCGCGTGCGGGTGAGCACGGGCGAGGGCTCGGCCAGCAGTGTACCCATCACAACGGGTCTGCGGGCTGGAGAAAAGGTGGTGGTGTCCGGGGCCTACCTGCTGCAAAGCGAGTACTCCCTGCGCCAGGGCGCCACCGACAGCATGAATGGCATGAGCATGTAG
- a CDS encoding HYC_CC_PP family protein, producing MKRFVSLFLLFSYLLSSPGLVYSMHFCGQELTAVSVAQGSDTHCCCRDTGKPASGCCHDQKVSSALKDVKLSAAHFQLQAPDAVPAPAVLRLVWQLAQVAYPADEPAANLLAHAAPPPECPAYVRGHAFLV from the coding sequence GTGAAGCGTTTCGTCAGCCTGTTTCTGCTCTTTAGCTACTTGCTGTCCAGCCCTGGGCTGGTCTACAGCATGCACTTCTGCGGGCAGGAGCTGACGGCGGTTTCAGTGGCCCAGGGCAGCGACACGCACTGCTGCTGCCGGGATACGGGCAAGCCGGCTTCGGGCTGCTGCCACGACCAGAAGGTGAGCAGCGCGCTCAAGGACGTCAAACTCTCGGCCGCCCACTTCCAGCTGCAGGCTCCTGACGCGGTGCCGGCCCCGGCCGTGCTGCGGCTGGTATGGCAGCTCGCGCAAGTAGCTTACCCGGCCGATGAGCCGGCCGCCAACTTGCTGGCCCACGCGGCCCCGCCGCCCGAATGCCCGGCCTACGTGCGCGGACATGCCTTTTTAGTCTAG
- a CDS encoding DUF305 domain-containing protein, translating to MMAALHTMAQRSRALPLTDNLDLYFALLLRENHRAAVAMSALELNKGQDPALRAEAENLNHDHQQLILRLDSAIMSLRALPPSFPEHTMQSERFSRLLDAATSGLHPAAHRFIARLKSGSDSLHARSSPKEEDAGTGSVDRDFAALLITHHQNSITLARAELELGRDEHLQQIAYLVLQDQQREIDQVQAWLNQHPEKVK from the coding sequence ATGATGGCTGCCCTGCATACCATGGCGCAACGCTCCCGGGCCTTGCCGCTGACCGACAACCTCGACCTGTACTTTGCCTTGCTGCTGCGGGAAAACCACCGGGCCGCGGTGGCCATGTCGGCCCTGGAGCTGAACAAAGGGCAGGACCCGGCCTTGCGTGCTGAGGCAGAGAACCTCAACCACGACCACCAGCAACTTATCCTCCGCTTAGACTCAGCCATCATGAGCCTGCGGGCGCTGCCGCCCTCTTTTCCGGAGCATACCATGCAAAGCGAACGATTCAGCCGGTTGCTGGACGCAGCCACGAGCGGCTTGCACCCCGCCGCCCACCGCTTCATTGCCCGACTGAAGTCCGGCTCAGACTCCCTCCACGCGCGTAGCAGCCCAAAGGAGGAAGATGCCGGCACGGGCAGCGTTGACCGCGACTTTGCCGCGCTGCTTATTACGCATCACCAAAACTCTATTACACTAGCCCGTGCTGAACTGGAGCTGGGCCGGGATGAGCACCTCCAGCAAATAGCCTACCTCGTACTGCAGGACCAGCAGCGAGAAATCGACCAGGTCCAGGCCTGGCTGAATCAGCACCCCGAAAAAGTTAAATAA